The following coding sequences are from one Epilithonimonas vandammei window:
- a CDS encoding copper resistance protein CopD, whose protein sequence is MSHHLLLIIHLLGASIWVGGHLILAVTILPEVLKKKDVEILLDFERKYEKIGIPALLLMVISGVWMSYQFGIGFSNWFHFSNPIETVISLKLILLLITVLFAISANFFVIPKLTAKTLPLMAFHILSVTVIGVLMLLLGSFVRYGGLSF, encoded by the coding sequence ATGAGTCATCATTTGTTATTGATTATCCATCTTCTTGGCGCTTCGATTTGGGTTGGCGGACATTTGATTTTAGCGGTAACAATTTTGCCAGAAGTTTTGAAAAAAAAGGATGTGGAAATTCTCCTCGATTTCGAACGAAAGTATGAGAAAATAGGAATTCCTGCTTTGCTTTTGATGGTCATTTCTGGCGTTTGGATGTCGTACCAATTCGGAATTGGATTTTCAAATTGGTTTCATTTTTCGAATCCTATAGAAACTGTAATTTCTCTGAAATTGATTTTACTTCTGATAACTGTATTGTTTGCCATCAGTGCGAATTTTTTCGTGATTCCAAAACTGACTGCTAAAACTTTGCCATTAATGGCTTTTCACATTTTATCTGTGACAGTAATCGGTGTTTTGATGCTTTTATTGGGAAGTTTCGTGAGATACGGCGGACTTTCTTTTTGA
- a CDS encoding Nif3-like dinuclear metal center hexameric protein gives MKIKEFINEFEQIIPVRQAEDFDNVGLLCGNPDREITGILIAHDALENAIDEAIGKKLNFVFCFHPIIFSGLKSITGKNYVEKAVLKALENKIAIYAIHTAFDNDYFGVNYKICEVLGLKNQQVLMPKKNQLKKLEVYVPADSAGKLRNALFVAGAGNIGFYDECSFTIQGDGTFRPLEGSNPVTGTHNERENANEVLINVIFEDYKTNQILFAMKENHPYEEVAYQLITLENDNQYTGLGRYGNLEQEMDELDFLRFIKQKFNIDIIRHSSLNNKKIRTIGVLGGSGASGIKAAMSAKCDAYITGDVKYHDFFFAEGKMLICDIGHFESEQFVVQQLFEILSEKFTTFAIAKTTQKTNPVNYFL, from the coding sequence ATGAAAATTAAAGAATTTATAAATGAATTTGAACAAATAATTCCGGTAAGACAAGCGGAAGATTTTGATAATGTTGGATTGCTTTGCGGGAATCCGGATAGGGAGATTACAGGTATTCTTATTGCGCACGACGCTTTGGAAAACGCCATCGATGAAGCAATTGGAAAAAAATTGAACTTCGTGTTTTGTTTTCATCCCATTATTTTTTCTGGTCTCAAATCAATCACAGGAAAAAATTATGTAGAAAAGGCTGTACTGAAAGCTTTGGAAAATAAAATTGCAATATATGCCATCCATACAGCTTTTGATAATGATTATTTTGGTGTCAATTATAAAATCTGTGAAGTTCTCGGGTTGAAAAACCAACAAGTGCTGATGCCGAAAAAAAATCAATTAAAAAAGCTGGAAGTTTATGTGCCTGCAGATTCTGCTGGAAAATTGAGAAATGCCCTTTTCGTAGCCGGCGCCGGAAATATTGGTTTCTATGACGAATGTAGTTTTACCATACAAGGCGATGGAACTTTTCGACCTTTGGAAGGTTCAAATCCTGTGACCGGAACGCATAATGAAAGAGAGAACGCAAATGAGGTTTTGATCAATGTGATTTTTGAAGATTATAAAACAAATCAGATACTTTTTGCAATGAAAGAAAATCACCCTTACGAAGAGGTGGCTTATCAGTTGATTACGCTGGAAAATGACAATCAGTACACTGGCTTGGGAAGGTATGGTAATTTGGAACAGGAGATGGATGAGCTTGATTTTCTTAGGTTTATAAAACAAAAATTTAATATTGACATTATCAGACACAGTTCTTTAAATAACAAAAAAATCAGAACAATAGGTGTTCTTGGTGGGAGCGGAGCAAGCGGAATTAAGGCAGCGATGTCTGCAAAGTGTGACGCTTACATTACCGGTGATGTCAAGTATCATGATTTCTTTTTTGCAGAAGGCAAAATGCTGATTTGTGATATCGGGCATTTTGAATCGGAACAATTTGTGGTTCAACAATTATTTGAAATTTTGTCCGAAAAATTTACTACATTTGCAATCGCTAAAACGACACAAAAAACAAATCCTGTTAATTATTTTTTATAG
- a CDS encoding 1,4-dihydroxy-2-naphthoyl-CoA synthase — translation MADWKTVKEYEDITYKKSNGVARIAINRPEVRNAFRPKTTSELYDAFYDAYEDSSIGVVLLTGEGPSPKDGGHAFCSGGDQKARGHQGYVGEDGRHRLNILEVQRLIRFMPKAVIAVVNGWAVGGGHSLHVVCDLTLASEEHAIFKQTDADVTSFDGGYGSAYLAKMVGQKKAREIFFLGRNYSAQEAADMGMVNAVIPHAELEDTAYEWAQEILAKSPTSIRMLKFAMNLTDDGMVGQQIFAGEATRLAYMTEEAKEGRNAFLEKRKPNFGDDQWIS, via the coding sequence ATGGCAGACTGGAAAACCGTCAAAGAATACGAAGATATTACCTATAAAAAATCAAATGGCGTAGCAAGAATCGCTATCAACAGACCAGAAGTCAGAAATGCTTTTCGTCCAAAAACAACCTCAGAACTTTACGATGCTTTTTATGACGCTTATGAAGATTCTTCAATCGGTGTTGTGCTGTTGACAGGAGAAGGTCCAAGTCCAAAAGACGGCGGACACGCATTCTGTAGCGGTGGCGACCAAAAAGCACGTGGACATCAAGGTTACGTTGGCGAAGACGGAAGACATCGTTTGAATATTTTGGAAGTTCAGCGTTTGATTCGTTTTATGCCAAAGGCTGTGATTGCTGTGGTAAACGGTTGGGCTGTTGGCGGTGGACATTCGCTTCACGTGGTTTGCGATTTGACTTTGGCGAGCGAAGAACACGCTATTTTCAAACAGACTGATGCCGATGTAACAAGCTTTGACGGAGGTTACGGTTCTGCTTATTTGGCGAAAATGGTGGGTCAGAAAAAAGCCAGAGAAATCTTCTTCTTAGGAAGAAATTATTCTGCTCAGGAAGCTGCTGATATGGGAATGGTAAACGCTGTAATTCCTCACGCAGAATTGGAAGATACGGCTTACGAATGGGCTCAGGAAATCCTTGCCAAATCTCCAACATCAATCAGAATGCTAAAATTTGCAATGAATTTAACAGACGACGGAATGGTTGGACAACAGATTTTTGCTGGAGAAGCGACACGCTTGGCTTATATGACAGAAGAAGCAAAAGAGGGTAGAAATGCCTTCCTGGAAAAACGTAAACCGAATTTCGGAGACGACCAGTGGATCTCGTAA
- a CDS encoding metal-dependent hydrolase has product MKIKFLGQNCFLFTYNGVTILSDPFYNYQKAQSGFDITAQKIDYVLITHAHGDHTADVKEVLENHPDATVIGQPEICGYFGHSNNIDINFGGSAKLDGLKISMVPALHTSSFPDGSYGGLASGYIFRFADGRNLYLAGDTGVTAEMSLFPQVFGKLDLSILPVGKHYTMCPRKAAFAASELLKTPKVIGCHFDTFPPIEINHEEAKKHFSDKNIEFSLPKLGEEFEF; this is encoded by the coding sequence GTGAAAATAAAATTCTTAGGACAAAACTGTTTTTTGTTCACATACAACGGCGTAACAATCCTTTCTGACCCTTTTTACAACTATCAGAAGGCACAATCAGGTTTTGATATCACAGCTCAGAAAATCGATTATGTTTTGATTACGCACGCGCACGGCGATCATACTGCAGATGTGAAAGAAGTTCTTGAAAATCATCCAGATGCAACAGTTATCGGTCAACCAGAAATTTGTGGATATTTTGGACATTCCAATAATATCGATATCAATTTTGGAGGCTCTGCTAAATTGGACGGTTTGAAAATTTCGATGGTTCCTGCATTACATACAAGTTCTTTCCCGGACGGTTCTTATGGAGGGTTGGCTTCTGGATATATTTTTAGATTTGCTGACGGAAGAAATCTTTATTTGGCTGGAGATACAGGCGTAACTGCAGAAATGAGCTTGTTTCCGCAAGTTTTCGGAAAATTAGATTTATCAATTCTTCCGGTTGGAAAACATTACACAATGTGTCCTAGAAAAGCGGCTTTTGCTGCATCAGAATTATTGAAAACTCCGAAAGTAATCGGATGTCATTTCGATACTTTTCCACCGATTGAAATTAATCACGAAGAGGCTAAAAAGCATTTCTCTGATAAAAACATCGAGTTTTCTTTACCAAAATTAGGAGAGGAGTTCGAATTCTAA
- a CDS encoding DUF4920 domain-containing protein: MKNILFAFVLIGLSVSAFAQSGPPAGDAKVGEFYGQDVSAKAIKKAISADELNKELKSTPKIAKTSVKGKVTAVCPKKGCWVSLATDSGETFFVKMKDYAFFVPTALEGKTVVMEGSAESKTTSVKELQHYAEDAKKPQAEIDAITEPKTETRFLASAIKVVE, translated from the coding sequence ATGAAGAATATATTATTCGCCTTTGTTTTGATAGGTTTGTCTGTTTCCGCATTTGCACAATCTGGTCCACCGGCTGGCGATGCGAAAGTAGGTGAGTTTTACGGTCAGGATGTTTCTGCAAAAGCTATTAAGAAAGCAATTTCTGCAGACGAACTGAACAAAGAATTAAAATCTACACCAAAAATCGCTAAAACTTCTGTAAAAGGAAAAGTAACTGCTGTTTGCCCTAAAAAAGGATGTTGGGTAAGTTTGGCAACAGATTCTGGTGAAACTTTCTTTGTTAAAATGAAGGATTATGCATTCTTTGTTCCAACGGCTCTGGAAGGAAAAACTGTTGTGATGGAAGGTAGTGCGGAAAGTAAAACTACTTCTGTGAAAGAATTGCAACATTACGCAGAAGATGCTAAAAAACCGCAAGCAGAAATAGATGCGATTACAGAACCAAAAACCGAAACAAGATTTTTGGCAAGCGCCATCAAAGTTGTAGAATAA
- a CDS encoding zinc ribbon domain-containing protein: MAKVNEISVEEKLRALYDLQIIDSRLDEIRNTRGELPIEVEDLEIEIEGLEKRAQKFENEIAEQNAEINAKKDLMKQAQNLIDKYKTQQDNVRNNKEFEALAKEVEYQELEIQLAEKRIKEFGGKIDHKKETLSDLNAKIEELKNHLKHKKNELDNLISETQKEEDYLLEKSKEFAEKIDDRLLASYQRIRQGSSTGLAVVGLERGAPKGSFFTIPPQKQMEIAQRKKIIIDEHSGKILVDDELVNEETAKMQDIIKFN; the protein is encoded by the coding sequence ATGGCTAAAGTAAACGAAATTTCTGTTGAAGAAAAACTAAGAGCACTTTATGATCTTCAGATCATTGACTCACGTTTGGACGAGATCCGTAATACAAGAGGTGAATTGCCGATTGAGGTTGAAGATCTGGAAATAGAAATTGAAGGTCTTGAAAAAAGAGCCCAAAAATTTGAAAACGAAATTGCTGAGCAAAATGCTGAAATCAATGCGAAAAAAGACTTGATGAAACAAGCTCAGAATCTTATTGACAAATATAAAACCCAGCAAGATAACGTTAGAAATAACAAGGAGTTCGAAGCATTAGCAAAAGAAGTGGAATATCAGGAGTTGGAAATTCAGTTAGCTGAAAAAAGAATCAAAGAATTCGGTGGGAAAATCGATCACAAAAAAGAAACTTTGTCTGATTTGAACGCTAAAATCGAGGAGTTGAAAAACCACTTGAAGCATAAGAAAAACGAATTGGATAATTTGATTTCTGAAACTCAGAAAGAAGAAGATTATCTATTAGAAAAATCTAAGGAATTTGCTGAGAAAATCGACGACAGATTATTAGCTTCTTACCAAAGAATCCGTCAGGGTTCATCCACAGGTCTTGCTGTTGTAGGATTGGAAAGGGGAGCGCCAAAAGGATCTTTCTTCACAATCCCGCCTCAGAAACAAATGGAAATTGCTCAGAGAAAGAAAATCATTATTGATGAACACTCCGGTAAAATCCTTGTTGATGATGAATTGGTGAATGAAGAAACCGCAAAAATGCAGGATATTATCAAATTCAACTAA
- the menA gene encoding 1,4-dihydroxy-2-naphthoate octaprenyltransferase has protein sequence MKHWIQAARLRTLPLSLSGIIMGAFIAKWRLSQEGGVWDWRIFALALLVTLLYQILSNFANDYGDGVKGTDKNRIGEAENRAVASGKITATQMRNAVILLSILSFVATVALLYVAFYPINIREFWIFIGLGIACILAAIGYTVGKKPYGYMGLGDIFVFIFFGLVSVCGSYFLFTKTFDYDILIPASAIGMLSMAVLNLNNMRDIVNDELSGKKTFALRLGYKKAMIYEIILLQLPILLMLTFLMINFANSNQGVVYYPFIVMILMFPFMKLRRTIMKIQEPKLLDPFLKQVGILTFMMAVLTAFGLNFVN, from the coding sequence ATGAAACATTGGATACAAGCCGCCAGGCTTAGAACTTTACCGCTTTCTTTGAGTGGAATTATTATGGGAGCTTTCATTGCCAAATGGAGACTTTCTCAAGAAGGCGGAGTTTGGGATTGGCGAATTTTTGCTTTGGCGCTTTTAGTAACTTTATTATATCAAATTCTTTCCAATTTTGCCAACGATTATGGCGATGGTGTAAAAGGAACTGACAAAAATAGAATTGGTGAAGCAGAAAACAGAGCAGTAGCTTCAGGAAAAATTACAGCAACTCAAATGCGAAATGCTGTTATTTTGCTTTCTATTTTATCATTTGTAGCAACAGTTGCTTTACTATATGTTGCTTTTTATCCTATAAATATTAGAGAATTCTGGATTTTCATCGGATTAGGAATTGCTTGTATTTTGGCTGCGATTGGTTATACGGTAGGTAAAAAACCTTACGGGTATATGGGATTGGGCGATATTTTTGTCTTTATCTTTTTCGGATTGGTTTCAGTTTGCGGAAGTTATTTCCTGTTTACAAAAACCTTCGATTACGATATTTTGATTCCGGCTTCTGCTATCGGAATGTTAAGTATGGCGGTTCTTAATCTCAATAATATGAGAGATATTGTAAATGACGAATTATCCGGAAAGAAAACGTTTGCATTGAGATTAGGCTACAAAAAAGCAATGATTTATGAAATCATTTTATTGCAACTTCCGATTTTATTAATGCTTACTTTTCTGATGATTAATTTCGCTAACAGCAATCAAGGAGTTGTCTATTATCCATTTATCGTAATGATTCTGATGTTCCCGTTTATGAAATTGAGGAGAACAATTATGAAAATCCAAGAACCAAAATTGCTTGACCCTTTCCTAAAACAAGTCGGAATCTTAACTTTTATGATGGCTGTTTTGACAGCTTTCGGACTTAATTTTGTTAATTAA
- a CDS encoding DUF6364 family protein, with translation MTTKLTLTVEKSVIEKAKKYAKGTQRSLSEMVQKYLESLVEESDKSELSPKIKNLAGSLKLPENFDYDKALDDYYKEKYDL, from the coding sequence ATGACGACAAAATTGACTTTGACTGTGGAAAAATCAGTTATAGAAAAAGCAAAAAAATACGCTAAAGGAACACAGAGAAGCCTTTCTGAGATGGTTCAGAAATATTTGGAATCTTTGGTTGAAGAATCCGATAAAAGCGAACTTTCGCCCAAAATCAAAAATCTAGCCGGTAGTTTGAAACTTCCTGAAAATTTTGATTATGATAAAGCATTAGATGATTATTATAAAGAAAAATATGATTTATAA
- a CDS encoding DUF4199 domain-containing protein produces MTKNPIAFGFGLYAITMFLFFVVYYFFAGPDYFNISINVNAFGLTFIYSLMGFLSVYYLRKNIGEITYPQAFKQIFITLFVGGFLSFMSIFLFLNYVDTDARDMLNHQHIESELTKLDESYNKQIKEINPKDTEKIKSLNDEYKKMSIGINGAKKQNINYFSFSFLSAIFGGVLLFYLLLSIVIAGFLKNKKRYE; encoded by the coding sequence ATGACAAAAAACCCGATAGCTTTTGGCTTTGGTTTGTACGCAATCACTATGTTTTTATTCTTCGTAGTGTATTATTTTTTCGCAGGACCAGATTATTTTAACATATCAATTAATGTTAATGCGTTTGGATTAACTTTCATTTATAGTTTAATGGGGTTTCTTTCTGTTTATTATCTGAGAAAGAATATTGGAGAAATCACTTATCCTCAGGCCTTTAAACAGATTTTTATAACATTATTTGTTGGAGGGTTTCTATCTTTTATGTCGATTTTTTTGTTTCTTAATTATGTTGATACAGATGCCAGAGATATGCTGAATCATCAACATATTGAATCAGAATTGACAAAGTTGGATGAGTCTTACAATAAGCAAATCAAAGAGATAAACCCAAAAGACACAGAAAAAATTAAAAGCTTGAATGATGAGTACAAAAAAATGAGCATCGGTATCAATGGCGCCAAAAAGCAAAATATTAATTATTTTTCATTCAGTTTTTTGTCTGCTATTTTTGGAGGCGTTTTACTATTTTATTTACTTTTGTCTATCGTAATTGCAGGATTTTTGAAAAACAAAAAACGCTACGAATAG
- a CDS encoding GIN domain-containing protein translates to MKIKLLSLILLASVTNFSCIQTKNGSNDVMFSHLLSDSGKGDVIEKSYSVDFDELQISSSLTAEVFKSNVEKIVVYAPSDLMKYVVVKQEGRKVQVKIQSEGKLNISTDRIKIKVYAKDFDGLVANSSGSITLKDDFKFSDLDVKVSSSGNIKGNINGNNINIQTSSSGEFYGEVNATNLSMQSSSSGGINIKGKVERVSAQASSSGDIKAENLTADSAVLTTSSSADITIGVRTSLTASASSSGDIDVVKRGDLSKVSKNESSSGTINIR, encoded by the coding sequence ATGAAAATAAAACTTTTATCCCTAATTCTTTTGGCATCGGTTACCAATTTTTCTTGCATACAAACCAAAAACGGGTCAAATGATGTGATGTTTTCCCACCTATTATCAGATTCCGGAAAAGGCGACGTGATTGAAAAATCTTACTCTGTTGACTTTGATGAGTTGCAGATTTCAAGTTCTCTGACTGCAGAAGTTTTTAAATCCAATGTAGAAAAAATAGTTGTTTACGCACCTTCTGACCTAATGAAGTATGTGGTTGTAAAGCAGGAAGGAAGAAAAGTTCAGGTAAAAATCCAATCTGAAGGTAAACTGAACATATCAACAGACAGAATCAAAATTAAAGTCTATGCTAAGGATTTTGACGGATTGGTAGCCAATTCGAGCGGAAGTATTACTTTGAAAGACGATTTTAAATTTTCTGACCTTGATGTGAAAGTTTCTAGCTCTGGGAACATCAAAGGTAATATCAACGGAAACAACATTAATATTCAAACTTCTAGCAGTGGTGAGTTTTACGGTGAAGTCAACGCCACAAATCTGAGCATGCAGTCTTCTTCATCAGGCGGAATCAATATCAAAGGAAAAGTAGAACGCGTAAGTGCTCAAGCATCTTCAAGCGGAGATATCAAAGCAGAAAACTTAACAGCAGACAGCGCCGTTCTTACGACTTCTTCTTCGGCGGACATTACGATTGGTGTCCGTACCAGCCTTACTGCAAGTGCTTCTTCCAGCGGAGATATCGATGTTGTGAAAAGAGGTGACCTGAGTAAAGTTTCTAAAAACGAAAGTAGTTCCGGAACTATTAATATTAGGTAA
- a CDS encoding GIN domain-containing protein has protein sequence MKRILNSFTYLFIFSIIIFSCGKVSPKGEIQSKDVELAEFSKLDLKGKFRVFYVQSPHNFVNVETYPNFFDNLNIEVKDKNLSITEKRETDKVDFYNITIYGKNPFDVIKIADSVELNISSQMKVENFALHLKDNAKFIGSVISEKSEIEMMNKSRANLLGKTTLAKLNIKDTASIISPYWYIKDLEIESQNGNYAELNVDEEIKGKIGNTSKLVYYGNPSKKLKVTEKATLENKKIN, from the coding sequence TTGAAACGAATTCTTAATTCCTTTACATACCTTTTTATCTTTTCGATAATCATATTTTCTTGTGGAAAAGTCTCTCCGAAAGGAGAAATCCAATCCAAAGATGTAGAATTGGCTGAGTTTTCTAAATTGGATTTGAAAGGAAAATTCCGGGTGTTTTATGTTCAAAGTCCACATAACTTTGTGAATGTAGAAACTTACCCTAATTTCTTTGATAATCTTAATATTGAAGTTAAAGACAAAAATCTGTCAATCACAGAGAAAAGGGAAACGGATAAAGTGGATTTCTATAATATTACGATTTATGGAAAAAATCCTTTTGATGTGATTAAAATCGCTGATTCTGTAGAACTTAACATTTCAAGCCAAATGAAAGTTGAAAATTTCGCACTTCATTTAAAAGATAATGCTAAATTTATCGGATCAGTGATTTCAGAGAAGTCGGAGATAGAAATGATGAACAAAAGCCGGGCTAATCTGTTGGGAAAAACAACTTTAGCCAAGCTTAATATCAAAGATACAGCGAGTATTATTTCGCCCTATTGGTATATCAAAGATTTGGAAATCGAGTCTCAGAACGGAAATTATGCAGAACTGAACGTGGATGAAGAAATCAAAGGAAAAATCGGTAATACTTCGAAGTTGGTTTATTATGGAAATCCTTCAAAAAAACTGAAAGTCACTGAAAAAGCGACTTTGGAAAACAAGAAAATTAATTAA
- a CDS encoding glycosyltransferase family 2 protein, which yields MNLSIIVPLLNEEESLEELFTRIDQVCRDNKLSYEVWFIDDGSTDLSWSIIENLKIQHPQIHGIKFSKNYGKSQALHAAFEKVNGDVIITMDADLQDFPEEIPELYEMVTTGNYDIVSGWKKKRFDNVMTKNIPSKLFNAAARKVSGVSLHDFNCGLKAYKKQVVKSIDVYGDMHRYIPVLAANAGFRNITEKPVQHQARPYGTSKFGTERFVRGFLDLVTLWFVSRFGGRPMHFFGAAGTLMFIIGFLSAIWLGVSKLIDVYVFKIYGNLIAANPWFFIALTMMILGSLLFVAGFLGELIIRSNREHKNYHIEEMI from the coding sequence TTGAATTTATCTATTATAGTTCCACTTCTCAACGAAGAAGAATCTCTGGAAGAACTCTTTACCAGAATCGACCAAGTTTGTCGAGACAACAAATTATCTTACGAAGTTTGGTTCATAGATGACGGAAGTACAGATTTGTCTTGGTCTATTATCGAAAACCTAAAAATTCAACATCCGCAGATTCACGGGATTAAATTTTCTAAAAACTACGGAAAATCTCAGGCACTTCACGCTGCTTTTGAAAAAGTAAATGGCGACGTAATTATAACAATGGATGCTGATTTACAGGATTTTCCGGAAGAGATTCCTGAACTTTATGAAATGGTTACTACAGGAAATTATGATATTGTTTCCGGATGGAAAAAGAAACGTTTCGATAATGTGATGACTAAAAACATTCCTTCAAAACTCTTCAATGCTGCGGCTAGAAAGGTTTCAGGAGTTTCGCTACACGATTTCAATTGTGGATTGAAAGCTTACAAAAAACAAGTTGTGAAATCTATTGATGTTTATGGCGATATGCACCGTTATATTCCGGTTTTGGCTGCCAATGCAGGTTTCAGAAATATCACGGAAAAACCAGTTCAGCATCAGGCAAGACCTTACGGAACTTCGAAGTTTGGGACAGAACGTTTTGTTCGTGGTTTTTTGGATTTGGTAACGCTTTGGTTTGTTAGCAGGTTTGGTGGGAGACCAATGCATTTCTTTGGCGCAGCAGGAACTTTGATGTTTATCATCGGATTTTTATCAGCAATTTGGTTGGGTGTTTCGAAATTGATTGACGTTTACGTTTTCAAAATCTACGGAAATCTGATTGCTGCTAATCCCTGGTTTTTTATTGCTTTAACGATGATGATTTTGGGAAGTTTACTTTTTGTAGCGGGATTCTTGGGCGAATTGATTATCAGAAGCAACCGCGAGCACAAGAATTATCATATCGAAGAAATGATTTAA
- the parS gene encoding type II RES/Xre toxin-antitoxin system antitoxin, producing the protein MKKYKTSETSSSSVQEPSTSYGYQNFDDVGIFSLIDIAQKGISFKIFDGLSKKFPFSMQDWADFLHISGKTLSRYQKEDKSFDVLQSEKILQIEMLYNRGEDVFGSSDNFLIWLQSENIALGKKKPQDLLGSVFGISLLMDELTRIEHGVLA; encoded by the coding sequence ATGAAAAAATATAAAACTTCAGAAACTTCTTCCAGTAGTGTTCAAGAGCCGTCTACGTCTTATGGTTATCAAAATTTTGATGATGTTGGCATTTTTAGTTTGATAGATATTGCCCAAAAAGGTATTTCTTTCAAAATATTTGATGGTTTGTCAAAAAAATTTCCTTTTTCTATGCAAGATTGGGCAGATTTTCTTCATATTTCTGGAAAGACATTATCCCGTTATCAAAAAGAAGACAAGTCTTTTGATGTATTACAATCAGAAAAAATATTGCAAATAGAAATGCTTTATAATAGAGGGGAAGATGTTTTTGGATCTTCCGACAATTTCTTGATATGGTTGCAGTCGGAGAATATTGCTTTGGGCAAAAAAAAACCTCAGGATTTATTGGGTAGTGTTTTTGGAATATCACTTCTTATGGATGAGCTAACTCGTATAGAACACGGTGTTTTAGCTTAA
- a CDS encoding type II toxin-antitoxin system VapC family toxin, whose translation MNFFIDTNLILDFLSERKPFAENANQIFNLAYNKHIFLYTSSQSVLTSHYILKKAFAEEKVRKSLSEILEIIKIISVDKIILQKGLKSIHKDYEDAVQIFCAHKTENLTGIITRDMKDFSTSEISVFAPDEAIIYINKKLKS comes from the coding sequence ATGAATTTCTTTATAGATACCAATCTGATTTTAGACTTCTTATCAGAACGCAAACCATTTGCCGAGAATGCCAATCAGATATTCAATTTGGCTTATAACAAACATATTTTTCTTTATACATCATCACAATCGGTATTAACCTCACATTATATTTTAAAAAAAGCTTTTGCAGAAGAAAAAGTGAGAAAATCTCTGTCAGAAATTCTTGAAATAATAAAGATTATTTCTGTAGATAAAATAATTTTGCAAAAAGGTTTAAAATCAATTCATAAAGATTATGAAGATGCTGTACAGATTTTTTGTGCTCATAAAACAGAAAATTTAACAGGCATTATCACTCGTGATATGAAAGATTTCTCTACCTCAGAAATTTCGGTTTTTGCACCTGACGAAGCAATTATTTACATTAATAAAAAACTTAAAAGTTGA
- a CDS encoding RES family NAD+ phosphorylase — MIVYRLSKEIYATDLSGKGAEITGARWNSKGRPALYTGQSIALCVTEIAVHIPLGILPKDYRLVQIEFPDIDFLEPKRLPKDWNTFPHPDSTQKIGDKFLRENKFLVMKVPSAAVQGEFNYIINPRHINFPEVEIKIIEKFTFDDRLFIR; from the coding sequence ATGATTGTTTACAGGCTTTCCAAAGAAATCTACGCTACCGACCTTTCTGGAAAAGGAGCGGAAATTACTGGTGCAAGATGGAATAGCAAAGGAAGACCTGCTCTTTATACTGGTCAGTCGATTGCTTTGTGTGTGACGGAAATTGCGGTTCATATTCCTTTGGGGATTTTGCCCAAGGATTATCGATTGGTCCAGATAGAGTTTCCGGATATTGATTTCCTTGAACCAAAAAGATTACCGAAAGACTGGAATACTTTTCCTCACCCAGATAGTACTCAGAAAATTGGAGATAAATTTTTACGTGAAAACAAATTCTTAGTAATGAAAGTTCCTTCGGCTGCAGTTCAAGGGGAATTCAATTATATAATCAATCCGAGACATATTAATTTTCCTGAGGTGGAAATTAAAATAATAGAAAAATTTACTTTTGATGATCGTTTGTTCATCAGATAA